Proteins encoded within one genomic window of Cyprinus carpio isolate SPL01 chromosome B22, ASM1834038v1, whole genome shotgun sequence:
- the LOC109047822 gene encoding ethanolamine-phosphate cytidylyltransferase-like, with amino-acid sequence MIRNGSHAVEEEKDQGEPSSSGQKRKRVIRVWCDGCYDMVHYGHSNQLRQAKAMGDYLVVGVHTDEEIAKHKGPPVFTQAERYKMIRATKWVDEIVEGAPYVTTLETLDKYNCDFCVHGDDITLTVDGKDTYDEVKRMGRYRECKRTQGVSTTDLVGRMLLLTKSHHSNVDNADYQLHKDNFGKGPKGHSPWTGVSQFLQTSQKIIQFASGKEPQPGDTIIYVAGAFDLFHIGHVDFLETVHKQAEKPYVIVGLHFDQEVNRYKGKNYPIMNIHERTLSVLACRYVSEVVIGAPYAVGKDLLDHFKVDLVCHGKTEVFSDTDGTDPYAEPKKRGIFRVLDSSNNLTTDVIVQRIIENRLQFEARNQKKEAKEMAVIEALKNKEDLQKTEAAITNN; translated from the exons CTATGACATGGTGCACTACGGTCACTCTAACCAGTTACGACAGGCCAAAGCCATGGGAGATTATCTCGTAGTTGGAGTCCATACAGACG AGGAAATAGCCAAGCACAAAGGTCCACCGGTCTTCACGCAGGCCGAGCGTTATAAAATGATACGCGCCACTAAGTGGGTGGATGAGATTGTGGAGGGGGCACCGTATGTTACTACGCTGGAGACGCTGGACAAGTACAACTGTGATTTCTGCGTGCACGGAG ATGACATCACACTGACCGTGGACGGGAAAGATACATACGATGAAGTGAAGAGAATGGGCCGATACAG GGAATGTAAACGTACACAAGGTGTGTCTACGACAGACCTAGTGGGTCGTATGCTCCTGTTAACGAAATCGCATCACAGTAATGTT GATAACGCAGACTACCAGCTCCACAAAGATAACTTTGGGAAG GGTCCTAAAGGGCACAGCCCCTGGACTGGGGTCTCTCAGTTCCTGCAGACATCTCAGAAGATCATCCAGTTCGCCTCAGGAAAAGAACCACAGCCGGGAGACACAATTATTTATGTTGCCGGAGCTTTCGACCTCTTCC ACATCGGTCACGTGGATTTCCTCGAGACTGTTCACAAACAAGCAGAGAAACCTTATGTCATTGTCGGACTACACTTTGACCAG GAAGTGAACCGCTACAAAGGAAAGAACTACCccatcatgaatattcatgagagaACTTTGAGTGTGCTGGCTTGCAGA tatgtGTCAGAGGTTGTGATCGGGGCTCCGTACGCAGTAGGAAAAGATCTTCTGGATCACTTTAAG GTAGATCTGGTGTGTCATGGGAAAACAGAAGTGTTTTCTGACACAGACGGGACAGACCCTTACGCC GAGCCGAAGAAGAGAGGCATTTTCCGTGTCCTGGACAGCAGCAACAATCTGACCACCGACGTCATCGTGCAGAGAATCATTGAGAACAG GTTGCAGTTTGAGGCCAGGAACCAGAAGAAGGAAGCTAAAGAGATGGCCGTGATTGAGGCTCTGAAGAATAAAGAGGATTTGCAGAAGACCGAGGCGGCTATAACGAATAATTAA